The following proteins are encoded in a genomic region of Gimesia algae:
- a CDS encoding ComEC/Rec2 family competence protein, translated as MTLIRYAKGPVIYLYDKDNLRTKKKQLLWGDWLRIGDPINDDWSEIRWGRDEFAIRNRDFQEERLLEMIFLDVGQGDGCILTMPQVGSREKIVIIDAGVGSNMNGYLKYRFKDFKKKFKFHAAIATHPDTDHYKGFQPIFDNEQISFEHVYHNGIMERTGSDPLGPVKKGFLTDIRPTNASARRLYSRVAVRGGMQYPKLMWTALSSDRFDDVSMLSTEHGQDEDGSTWMPGFAPSNQADLTIEVLGPVVERSPDGQKGLRTFGSNINSRSMNKGKTKNGHSVLLRLQYRDFSILFGGDLNSPAEHFLMRHYGNDGQAPTTLADTKRMIEKSRSRFAVDLMKCCHHGSSDVTDEFLEATAPAAYVVSSGDNESHVHPRPDLLGLLGKKGRGFRPLVLCTEILRSTREKEDPKLRLKLDRLVKKIQKETNPVLKSQLLKERAKILDELFKRNVGVYGAINLRTDGHKAVIAFRKEKPGLSRWFFYELEKDADGVFQVKDVG; from the coding sequence ATGACACTAATCCGATATGCAAAGGGACCGGTCATTTATCTATATGATAAAGACAACTTACGGACGAAGAAAAAGCAACTACTTTGGGGAGACTGGTTACGGATCGGAGATCCGATCAATGATGACTGGTCTGAAATACGCTGGGGCCGTGATGAGTTTGCGATCCGCAACAGAGATTTTCAGGAGGAACGGCTCTTGGAAATGATCTTTCTGGATGTTGGCCAGGGGGATGGCTGTATTCTGACGATGCCACAGGTTGGAAGTAGAGAGAAGATCGTGATCATCGATGCTGGTGTGGGATCGAATATGAACGGTTATCTCAAATACCGTTTTAAAGATTTCAAGAAGAAGTTCAAATTTCACGCTGCCATCGCGACGCACCCTGATACTGATCATTATAAAGGGTTTCAGCCCATCTTTGATAACGAACAGATCTCATTTGAGCATGTGTATCATAACGGCATCATGGAGAGGACCGGCAGTGATCCATTGGGGCCGGTGAAAAAAGGGTTTCTAACAGACATTCGTCCCACGAATGCATCTGCGCGGAGACTATATTCCCGAGTTGCAGTGCGGGGCGGAATGCAGTATCCCAAACTGATGTGGACTGCACTATCAAGTGATCGATTTGACGATGTTTCGATGCTGTCTACCGAACATGGTCAGGATGAGGATGGCAGTACTTGGATGCCCGGCTTTGCTCCTTCAAATCAGGCGGACCTGACGATTGAGGTGTTGGGGCCTGTTGTAGAGCGGAGCCCTGATGGGCAAAAAGGGCTGCGGACGTTTGGATCAAACATCAACTCCCGCTCAATGAATAAAGGAAAAACGAAAAACGGTCATTCGGTATTGCTTCGGTTGCAGTATCGGGATTTTTCGATTCTATTTGGAGGAGATCTGAATTCTCCAGCTGAACATTTTCTGATGCGTCACTATGGGAACGATGGTCAGGCCCCGACGACGCTGGCGGACACTAAACGGATGATCGAGAAATCACGGTCCCGGTTTGCCGTCGATCTGATGAAGTGCTGTCATCATGGTTCTTCGGATGTAACGGATGAATTTCTGGAAGCCACTGCGCCGGCCGCCTATGTAGTATCCTCGGGAGATAACGAGAGCCACGTTCACCCGCGGCCTGATTTGTTGGGTCTGCTGGGAAAGAAAGGACGCGGCTTCCGTCCGCTGGTACTGTGTACCGAGATATTGCGTTCGACGCGTGAGAAGGAAGATCCGAAGCTACGACTTAAGCTGGACCGACTTGTAAAGAAGATTCAAAAGGAGACTAATCCGGTACTTAAGTCGCAGCTTTTGAAAGAACGTGCCAAAATTCTGGACGAACTGTTCAAACGCAATGTGGGCGTCTACGGCGCCATCAATTTACGGACGGACGGTCATAAAGCCGTGATTGCATTTCGCAAAGAAAAGCCTGGATTGAGTCGCTGGTTTTTCTACGAACTGGAAAAAGACGCCGATGGTGTTTTTCAAGTCAAAGACGTTGGATGA
- a CDS encoding tetratricopeptide repeat protein — MSETDEEQPDQLLQGSPALQGERVVFTGTLASMTHQKAGEFVEQHGGQAAQHVSRQTTLLVVGEEGWPLEADGSPSVNLTHAQELIAEGVTIQIIKESDWLALIELREPGVNVDQLYTPAMLTQMLDVPVGTIRRWERQGLIKPARKIFRLPYFSFQEVASVRRLSQLLESGVNPRELESSLQHLGKFFNEIDAPLSQLTLLAQDAQLLLKDERGLIDPRQGQRVFDFGTAETAETEVPELADEETFEGTIEFTEHLKPAEPVERSADEWFDEGCQLLDAGEAKPAIEAFRLALLGQPDMPEAHLHLAEALYLKGNTEGALERYYAAVEWDHDYIEAWTQLGCLHNELGDPEAALQAFEIALQVHPDYPDAHLHKAEVLHQLNRVEEAVPHWKIYLDFDEMGPWADLARQRLQEYDDGEDLQFP; from the coding sequence ATGTCTGAGACTGACGAAGAACAACCTGATCAACTGCTGCAAGGTTCCCCTGCTCTGCAGGGAGAACGCGTGGTGTTTACGGGCACGCTCGCTTCGATGACACATCAGAAGGCGGGCGAGTTCGTCGAGCAGCATGGGGGGCAGGCCGCTCAACATGTGAGCCGCCAGACGACGCTGCTGGTAGTGGGCGAAGAGGGGTGGCCGCTGGAAGCGGACGGATCGCCTTCGGTGAATCTGACGCATGCCCAGGAGCTGATTGCCGAGGGAGTGACGATTCAGATCATTAAGGAATCGGACTGGCTGGCGCTGATTGAACTCCGCGAGCCGGGCGTGAATGTGGATCAGCTCTACACGCCGGCGATGCTGACGCAGATGCTGGATGTGCCCGTGGGGACGATTCGCCGCTGGGAACGCCAGGGACTGATCAAGCCGGCGCGGAAGATTTTTCGTCTGCCCTACTTTTCCTTTCAGGAAGTGGCGAGTGTTCGGCGGTTGTCTCAATTGCTGGAATCGGGAGTGAATCCGCGGGAGCTGGAAAGCAGCCTGCAGCACCTGGGGAAATTCTTCAACGAGATCGACGCACCACTGTCGCAGCTGACTTTGCTGGCGCAGGATGCACAACTGCTGTTAAAAGATGAGCGGGGTCTGATCGATCCGCGACAGGGGCAGCGGGTGTTCGACTTTGGAACCGCAGAGACTGCCGAGACCGAAGTGCCTGAGCTGGCGGACGAGGAAACGTTCGAGGGAACAATTGAGTTCACGGAACATCTGAAACCAGCAGAACCGGTGGAGCGGAGTGCGGACGAATGGTTCGATGAAGGCTGCCAGCTGCTGGATGCCGGCGAAGCGAAGCCGGCGATCGAAGCATTTCGCCTGGCGCTGTTGGGGCAACCCGATATGCCCGAAGCGCATCTGCATCTGGCTGAGGCGCTGTATCTTAAGGGAAATACCGAAGGGGCGCTGGAGCGCTATTACGCGGCGGTGGAATGGGATCACGATTACATCGAAGCGTGGACGCAACTGGGTTGCCTGCATAACGAGCTCGGCGATCCGGAAGCAGCGCTGCAGGCGTTTGAGATCGCTTTGCAGGTTCACCCCGATTATCCGGATGCGCATCTGCATAAAGCGGAAGTGCTGCATCAACTGAATCGGGTTGAGGAAGCGGTTCCTCACTGGAAGATCTACCTGGACTTCGATGAGATGGGCCCGTGGGCAGACCTCGCGCGACAGCGACTGCAGGAATACGACGACGGCGAAGATCTGCAGTTCCCGTAA
- a CDS encoding DNA-methyltransferase has product MARKQSNRRKNKQYEAAKKNLGKPFFESKEIAIYQGDTLELSSKLPANAIDALITDPPYCSGAAGCAVMADPSKKYCQSGKTLGRPSFGGDFRDQRSFKYWCSLWISQAFNACKDSAYCLVFIDWRQLATMIDAIQAGGFCYKGLISWDKGGSARAPHKGYFRHQCEFIPWGTKGIVPRLTDRGPFAGSYSIGVKQTDKHHMTGKPTPLMQKLVQCVPSGGLAFDPFCGSGTTLVASVLEGRYAIGFEASEQYCEIAARRIEAAQRGELLKFQKQ; this is encoded by the coding sequence ATGGCTCGAAAACAATCGAACCGCAGAAAGAACAAACAATATGAAGCGGCTAAGAAAAATCTGGGGAAGCCTTTTTTTGAATCTAAAGAAATTGCCATTTATCAAGGTGATACACTTGAACTAAGCAGCAAGCTCCCAGCTAATGCAATTGATGCCTTGATCACAGATCCTCCGTATTGCTCAGGTGCAGCAGGCTGTGCTGTAATGGCTGATCCCTCTAAAAAATATTGCCAGAGTGGTAAAACCCTCGGCCGTCCTTCCTTTGGCGGCGACTTCCGAGATCAAAGATCATTCAAATATTGGTGCTCACTTTGGATCAGCCAGGCATTCAACGCCTGTAAAGACTCAGCATACTGTCTGGTTTTCATCGACTGGAGACAGTTGGCGACAATGATTGATGCAATCCAGGCAGGCGGTTTCTGTTATAAAGGGTTGATCAGTTGGGACAAGGGAGGTTCTGCACGAGCACCACACAAGGGATACTTTCGGCACCAGTGTGAATTTATCCCCTGGGGCACAAAAGGAATCGTACCCCGACTGACCGATCGGGGACCGTTTGCAGGCTCATATTCAATCGGTGTAAAGCAGACAGACAAACATCACATGACAGGCAAGCCCACGCCACTGATGCAAAAGCTGGTACAGTGTGTTCCATCTGGCGGCCTGGCCTTCGATCCGTTCTGCGGATCAGGAACAACTTTGGTCGCCTCGGTTCTAGAGGGACGCTATGCCATCGGCTTCGAGGCATCAGAGCAGTACTGCGAAATTGCCGCAAGAAGAATCGAAGCCGCCCAGCGGGGTGAACTGCTCAAGTTTCAGAAGCAGTAA
- a CDS encoding serine hydroxymethyltransferase, producing MSVLESCDPEIWKCIQSEAQRQKNGLELIASENYTSAAIMEAAGSILTNKYAEGLPGRRYYGGCEYVDVVENLARDRACSLFGAEYANVQPHSGSQANMAVYFTVLKPGDTFLAMDLAHGGHLTHGMKLNFSGTLYNPVPYGVREDNHQIDYDQVAKLAREHKPKMIIAGASAYPREIDHPKFAEIAAEVGAVLMVDMAHYSGLVAGGVHNNPVEVADFVTSTTHKTLRGPRSGFVLMKKKYAKDLNREVFPGIQGGPLEHVIAGKAICFQEANTDDFKAYARQIVANARALAETLMAGGIKLASGGTDNHLMLCDVTAIDLSGKIAEEALDKAGITVNKNMIPYDQRKPLDPSGIRIGTAALTTRGMKEDEMKKVGAWILKVLGAPEDEANIETVKGEIAEFAQSYPVPGIA from the coding sequence ATGTCCGTGCTCGAGTCGTGTGATCCCGAAATCTGGAAATGTATTCAGTCTGAAGCCCAGCGCCAGAAGAATGGCCTGGAGCTGATCGCCTCTGAAAATTACACCAGCGCCGCCATTATGGAAGCGGCCGGCTCGATCCTCACGAACAAATACGCCGAAGGCCTCCCCGGTCGTCGCTATTACGGCGGATGCGAATACGTCGACGTCGTCGAGAACCTCGCCCGCGATCGTGCCTGCAGCCTCTTCGGAGCCGAATACGCCAACGTCCAGCCGCACTCCGGTTCCCAGGCCAACATGGCCGTCTACTTCACCGTGCTGAAACCAGGCGACACCTTCCTCGCCATGGACCTCGCGCACGGCGGTCACCTCACTCACGGCATGAAATTGAACTTCTCGGGAACCCTCTACAATCCCGTCCCCTACGGCGTGCGTGAAGACAATCACCAGATCGACTACGACCAGGTCGCCAAACTCGCCCGCGAACACAAACCCAAAATGATCATCGCCGGGGCTTCCGCTTACCCGCGTGAAATCGATCACCCCAAGTTCGCCGAAATCGCCGCCGAAGTTGGCGCGGTCCTCATGGTCGATATGGCACACTATTCCGGCCTCGTCGCAGGCGGCGTACACAACAACCCCGTCGAAGTCGCCGACTTCGTCACCTCCACCACTCACAAAACCCTGCGTGGCCCCCGGTCCGGCTTCGTTCTCATGAAAAAGAAATACGCCAAAGACCTCAACCGCGAAGTCTTCCCCGGCATTCAAGGCGGTCCCCTCGAACACGTCATCGCCGGTAAAGCGATCTGCTTCCAGGAAGCCAATACCGACGACTTCAAAGCCTACGCCCGACAGATCGTCGCCAATGCGAGAGCCCTCGCCGAGACCCTGATGGCAGGCGGCATCAAACTCGCGTCCGGCGGAACTGACAACCATCTCATGCTCTGTGATGTTACCGCGATCGACCTCTCCGGTAAAATCGCCGAAGAAGCACTGGACAAGGCCGGCATCACCGTCAACAAAAACATGATCCCCTACGATCAGCGCAAACCGCTCGATCCCAGCGGCATCCGCATCGGAACCGCCGCCCTCACCACCCGGGGCATGAAAGAAGACGAAATGAAAAAGGTCGGTGCCTGGATCCTCAAAGTCCTCGGTGCTCCCGAAGACGAAGCCAACATCGAAACCGTCAAAGGGGAAATCGCGGAATTCGCACAGAGCTATCCCGTGCCCGGCATCGCGTAA
- the hisD gene encoding histidinol dehydrogenase, with translation MTQHSELDITTIDCTRDDATALFSELREKLSPRGNVVSEAGRQRTIELFGAPLSPQEVVERICNDVRDKGRAALLDYSEKLDRKQLTPETMRVSAEELKEAHAKADPEYLATLRRIRENIIEFQSALLPDDVKVLREAGESRVELRQRYLPLKRVGVCIPGGAAAYPSTLLMTAIPAQTAGVKEIVVVVPPTDFGGYNTDILAACQELGITEIYRVGGAQAVAALAYGVEGIERVDKIVGPGNLFVALAKRHVFGEVDIDSIAGPSEVIVLADETANPAFIASDLISQAEHSPGSGVLITWHAPLIEAVRDALISQLNELPRGDLARQSLLDYGALILTRDEDEAARYTDLLAPEHLHISTANPDQQLAKIQNAGAIFMGHYTPVATGDYYAGPSHVLPTGGTARFANGLCAIDFLKRSSVIYYNQQGLKNDAPGITLLAEKEGLTAHAASVTIRLED, from the coding sequence ATGACACAGCACAGCGAACTCGACATCACCACCATCGACTGCACCCGCGACGACGCCACCGCGCTCTTCAGCGAACTCCGCGAAAAGCTCAGCCCGCGCGGCAATGTCGTCTCGGAAGCCGGCCGTCAACGTACGATCGAACTCTTCGGCGCACCCCTGTCTCCGCAGGAGGTCGTCGAACGCATCTGCAACGATGTCCGTGACAAAGGTCGCGCCGCGCTGCTTGATTACTCGGAAAAGCTCGACCGCAAGCAGCTCACCCCCGAGACCATGCGCGTCTCGGCTGAGGAACTCAAAGAAGCCCACGCCAAGGCCGATCCCGAGTACCTCGCCACGCTGCGTCGCATCCGCGAGAACATCATCGAGTTCCAGTCCGCTCTGCTGCCCGACGACGTCAAAGTCCTCCGCGAAGCAGGGGAGTCCCGCGTCGAACTCCGCCAGCGTTATCTCCCATTGAAACGGGTCGGCGTCTGCATTCCCGGCGGTGCCGCCGCGTATCCTTCCACACTGCTGATGACCGCGATTCCCGCACAGACCGCCGGCGTCAAAGAGATCGTCGTCGTTGTCCCCCCCACCGATTTCGGGGGCTACAACACCGACATCCTCGCCGCCTGTCAGGAACTGGGCATCACCGAAATCTACCGTGTCGGCGGCGCCCAGGCCGTCGCCGCCCTCGCGTACGGCGTCGAAGGCATCGAACGCGTCGATAAAATTGTTGGCCCCGGTAATCTGTTCGTCGCCCTCGCCAAGCGTCACGTCTTCGGCGAAGTCGACATCGACAGCATCGCCGGTCCCAGTGAAGTCATCGTACTCGCCGACGAAACCGCCAACCCCGCGTTCATCGCCAGCGACCTGATCTCGCAGGCCGAACACAGCCCCGGTTCCGGCGTCCTCATCACCTGGCACGCGCCACTGATCGAAGCCGTCCGCGACGCACTCATCAGCCAGCTTAATGAACTCCCCCGCGGCGATCTCGCCCGTCAGAGTCTGCTCGACTACGGCGCGTTGATTCTCACCCGTGACGAAGACGAAGCCGCCCGCTATACCGATCTGCTGGCTCCCGAGCATCTGCACATCTCGACCGCCAACCCCGATCAGCAGCTCGCCAAAATCCAGAACGCCGGCGCGATCTTCATGGGCCACTATACTCCGGTCGCCACAGGTGACTACTACGCCGGCCCGTCTCACGTCCTCCCCACCGGAGGCACCGCCCGCTTCGCCAATGGCCTGTGTGCAATTGATTTCCTCAAACGGTCCTCGGTCATCTACTACAACCAGCAGGGACTCAAAAACGACGCGCCCGGCATCACGCTGCTCGCCGAAAAGGAAGGCCTCACCGCCCACGCCGCCAGCGTCACCATCCGCCTCGAGGACTGA
- a CDS encoding DUF4132 domain-containing protein, producing MQYSPRADELYRRLLIATEDKDVCDFLEIASIPCVKEIMAEQKAIQRDFVFLAFGLRYLPYDDRYNNNWPESFQELYDSLPNQRPEFSKVPVHVAARLISRNLPFTMPEYVWLADCCARTRALDEWSHPHIEAFVKRIKSYLDKSEEQPDHQLKQSLSGLAEALLKLNDEDAFPLIRTLQALSDNHTRFPLKAGEAWSDRALADAAQMPGPLQNAWGALLAHCQTASAGKPSAKWVKTATPLVGEIGEEQFTKTLLEWFPLVDKPRTQPLNPRRWGPDPNMMLIDLHTDTLKGLAWCCSLTDDPRLARALSALAISAYKKVPGVGPRAIKVGNACVWALGQISNETALGQLAFLKVKVKFGTAQKGIEKALNETAERMQVPREEIEEMGVPAYGLTEVGQLEEPLGDFTAQLTITGTTTTQLTWLKPDGKPQKSVPAAVKKEFPEELKELKVSAKDIQKMLPAQRERIDNLFLEQKVWPFEIWKERYLDHPLVGTLARRIIWSFKSGDNIVDGIWLDGQLVDCNSNPIENRDTSTTVTLWHPIEHATEEIIAWRDWLEEHKIQQPFKQAHREVYLLTDAERNTGIYSNRYAAHIIKQHQFNALCGARGWKNQLRLMVDDFYLPARKLLPKWNLRAEFWVEGIGDNYGVDTNDAGTYLYLATDQVRFYPLEAAARVSHAGGGSYGTWGEEGSDTPINLEEIPPLVFSELMRDVDLFVGVASVANDPTWSDGGPEGRYVDYWQSFSFGDLSETAQTRKEILQRLVPRLKIASQCSFEEKFLLVQGTLHTYKIHLGSGNILMSPHDAYLCIVPNQSLAGKSTNNLFLPFEGDNMLSIILSKAFLLADDTKITDPTIISQIKTRA from the coding sequence ATGCAATATTCCCCCCGCGCTGATGAACTCTACCGACGGTTACTGATCGCCACAGAAGACAAGGATGTCTGCGACTTCTTGGAAATTGCCAGCATCCCTTGCGTGAAAGAAATCATGGCAGAGCAGAAAGCCATCCAGCGGGACTTCGTCTTTCTGGCATTCGGTCTGCGATATCTGCCGTACGATGATCGGTATAACAATAACTGGCCCGAAAGCTTCCAGGAACTGTATGATTCACTGCCGAATCAGAGACCCGAGTTTTCCAAAGTCCCCGTCCACGTCGCAGCCCGGCTGATCAGTCGCAATCTCCCCTTTACGATGCCGGAATATGTCTGGCTGGCGGATTGCTGTGCCCGCACCAGGGCCCTCGATGAATGGAGCCATCCCCATATTGAAGCGTTCGTCAAGCGCATCAAAAGTTATCTGGATAAATCCGAAGAACAGCCAGACCACCAGCTCAAACAATCACTGTCCGGACTGGCAGAAGCTCTGCTCAAATTGAACGACGAAGATGCCTTCCCGCTCATCAGAACTCTGCAGGCTCTCAGTGACAATCATACCCGGTTTCCGCTCAAAGCGGGGGAAGCCTGGTCGGACAGAGCCTTGGCCGACGCCGCACAGATGCCAGGCCCGCTGCAAAATGCCTGGGGTGCCTTACTTGCTCACTGCCAGACCGCCTCGGCCGGCAAGCCCTCCGCTAAATGGGTGAAGACAGCCACACCCCTGGTTGGCGAGATCGGCGAAGAACAATTCACCAAAACTCTGCTGGAGTGGTTCCCCCTGGTCGACAAGCCCCGCACCCAGCCCTTGAATCCCCGCCGCTGGGGTCCCGACCCGAATATGATGCTCATCGACCTGCACACTGACACCCTCAAAGGCCTCGCCTGGTGCTGCAGCCTGACTGATGATCCTCGACTGGCCCGCGCCCTGTCAGCTCTGGCGATCTCCGCTTACAAAAAAGTTCCCGGCGTCGGTCCCCGTGCGATCAAAGTGGGCAACGCCTGCGTCTGGGCGTTGGGACAGATTTCCAATGAGACGGCGCTCGGTCAACTGGCATTTCTGAAGGTGAAGGTCAAGTTCGGCACCGCCCAGAAGGGGATCGAAAAAGCACTCAACGAAACCGCCGAACGCATGCAAGTGCCCCGGGAAGAGATCGAAGAAATGGGCGTCCCTGCTTACGGTCTGACGGAGGTCGGCCAGCTCGAAGAGCCATTAGGCGACTTCACCGCACAACTCACCATCACCGGCACTACGACGACGCAACTGACATGGCTCAAACCGGACGGTAAGCCGCAGAAATCTGTTCCCGCGGCCGTCAAGAAAGAGTTCCCCGAAGAGTTGAAAGAACTCAAGGTCAGCGCCAAAGATATTCAAAAGATGCTCCCCGCGCAGCGCGAGCGCATCGACAACCTGTTCCTGGAACAGAAAGTCTGGCCGTTCGAGATCTGGAAAGAACGGTATCTCGATCATCCCCTGGTCGGCACGCTCGCCCGGCGGATCATCTGGAGCTTCAAATCAGGTGATAACATCGTCGACGGGATCTGGCTCGACGGTCAGCTCGTCGACTGCAACAGCAACCCGATTGAGAACCGGGACACGAGCACAACCGTCACACTCTGGCATCCGATTGAACATGCAACCGAGGAGATCATCGCCTGGCGCGACTGGCTGGAAGAACACAAAATTCAGCAACCCTTCAAACAGGCACACCGGGAAGTCTATCTACTGACTGATGCCGAACGGAACACAGGCATCTATTCCAACCGCTACGCCGCCCACATCATCAAACAGCATCAGTTCAACGCGCTCTGCGGTGCCCGGGGCTGGAAAAACCAGTTGCGGCTGATGGTCGATGACTTCTATCTCCCGGCCAGAAAACTGCTCCCCAAATGGAACCTGCGGGCCGAATTCTGGGTGGAAGGGATCGGCGACAATTACGGAGTCGACACCAATGATGCGGGCACGTACCTCTATCTCGCGACGGACCAGGTCCGCTTTTATCCACTGGAAGCAGCCGCGCGTGTGTCCCACGCCGGTGGAGGCAGCTATGGCACCTGGGGAGAAGAGGGGAGCGACACCCCGATCAACCTGGAAGAGATCCCGCCGCTGGTTTTCAGCGAGTTGATGCGCGACGTCGATCTGTTTGTCGGCGTCGCTTCGGTCGCCAACGATCCGACCTGGTCCGACGGCGGACCGGAAGGACGTTACGTCGATTACTGGCAGAGCTTTTCGTTCGGCGATCTGAGCGAGACCGCCCAGACCCGGAAAGAGATCCTGCAGCGGTTGGTGCCCCGGCTCAAAATCGCCAGCCAGTGTTCGTTTGAGGAGAAATTCCTGCTGGTTCAGGGAACCCTGCACACCTACAAAATCCACCTGGGTAGTGGTAATATCCTGATGTCTCCCCACGACGCCTATCTCTGCATCGTGCCCAACCAGTCCCTCGCCGGTAAAAGCACGAACAATCTGTTTCTCCCCTTTGAAGGAGACAACATGCTCTCGATCATCCTCAGCAAAGCCTTTCTGCTGGCGGACGACACCAAAATCACTGACCCGACAATCATCAGTCAGATCAAAACGCGAGCCTGA
- the dgoD gene encoding galactonate dehydratase, whose protein sequence is MKIERIETLVCYARMRNWVFVKVITDQPGLYGWGEATLEWHTRGVAGTIEDLSQLLIGEDPRRVEYLWQMMWRQHFWHGSGVTRSTAIAGIDLALWDILGKVHGVPCHQLWGGPVRDYIRLYCHLGGGNMESFYQTSTDNAAQFADLAQAAVADGFSAFKSMAVPPTMPIEGLKPIKAAEDCVAAMRDAVGDDVDIMVDCHARPSPAMGLQFAKALDPYGLYFFEEPCWPESMDSLATINAAVTTPIATGERLTHLAAFRDLFEKRGCEICQLDLTHCGGFTEARRIAALADAYRISLAPHNPQGPVSTAASLEFGFSQPSYIICESVHDDVPWRQDVVEEGFVIDPKTRTVKPNQKPGLGISINEAEVKKHPFQQETVQRVFYQDGAVGDW, encoded by the coding sequence ATGAAAATAGAACGCATCGAAACTCTGGTGTGTTATGCCCGGATGCGAAACTGGGTGTTTGTCAAAGTAATCACCGATCAGCCCGGCCTGTATGGTTGGGGAGAAGCGACGCTGGAGTGGCATACGCGGGGCGTCGCGGGGACGATTGAAGATCTTTCCCAGTTGTTAATCGGCGAAGATCCGCGGCGGGTCGAATATCTGTGGCAGATGATGTGGCGTCAGCATTTCTGGCATGGGAGCGGCGTGACGCGATCGACGGCGATTGCGGGAATTGACCTGGCGTTGTGGGACATTCTGGGGAAAGTTCATGGAGTGCCCTGCCATCAGTTGTGGGGCGGACCGGTTCGCGATTACATCCGGTTGTATTGTCACCTGGGTGGCGGGAACATGGAGTCGTTCTACCAGACTTCGACCGACAATGCGGCTCAATTTGCAGATCTGGCGCAGGCAGCGGTCGCCGATGGGTTTTCGGCGTTCAAATCGATGGCGGTTCCGCCGACGATGCCGATCGAGGGATTGAAACCGATCAAAGCAGCCGAAGACTGTGTGGCGGCGATGCGGGATGCGGTGGGTGATGACGTGGATATTATGGTGGACTGTCATGCCCGTCCTTCACCGGCGATGGGACTGCAGTTTGCGAAGGCGCTGGATCCTTACGGTCTGTATTTCTTCGAAGAGCCCTGCTGGCCGGAATCGATGGACAGCCTGGCGACGATCAATGCCGCGGTGACGACGCCGATTGCAACAGGCGAACGGTTGACGCATCTGGCGGCGTTTCGTGACCTGTTTGAGAAACGGGGTTGTGAAATCTGTCAGTTGGACCTGACTCACTGCGGCGGTTTTACAGAAGCACGCCGGATCGCTGCGCTGGCGGACGCGTACCGGATTTCGCTGGCACCGCATAATCCACAGGGGCCTGTCAGCACGGCTGCTTCGCTGGAATTTGGATTCTCGCAGCCAAGCTATATCATATGTGAATCGGTTCACGACGATGTACCTTGGAGACAGGATGTGGTGGAAGAGGGTTTTGTGATCGATCCCAAAACGCGGACGGTCAAACCGAACCAGAAGCCCGGGTTGGGGATTTCCATCAACGAAGCGGAAGTCAAGAAGCATCCGTTTCAGCAGGAAACCGTGCAGCGCGTCTTCTATCAGGATGGCGCAGTCGGGGACTGGTAA
- a CDS encoding type II secretion system protein GspG, translating into MLRRLLRHLLIALLCGFAVFLILIVAAWYNLRGEWNMCRNQDQTRLYGLRSLRTQIVDYHEAHGVLPADLAEIPGAKAMLQQPGEPLLDSWGNPFQYRRQGETFELFSYGRDGQLGGIGLNADLYHDQRNRKLARPTFQQFFLTNDESEVARNSFLSAGLMAGCLVVFFTLLSLRDTSKAGDKMTAGRYIWFALVVIVISSVVGVFLLPVHIPNGH; encoded by the coding sequence ATGCTGCGACGACTGCTCCGCCATTTGTTGATTGCCCTGCTCTGCGGGTTCGCGGTCTTCTTAATTCTGATCGTGGCGGCGTGGTACAATTTGCGTGGTGAGTGGAATATGTGCCGAAATCAAGACCAGACGCGCCTTTACGGATTAAGGAGTTTACGGACACAGATCGTCGACTATCATGAAGCACACGGTGTGCTGCCGGCTGATCTGGCTGAGATTCCCGGTGCGAAGGCGATGCTGCAGCAGCCTGGCGAGCCGTTGCTGGACAGCTGGGGCAATCCGTTTCAGTATCGGCGGCAGGGGGAAACGTTCGAACTCTTCTCCTATGGACGCGATGGGCAGCTAGGCGGGATTGGTCTTAATGCGGATCTGTACCATGACCAGCGCAATCGCAAGCTGGCGCGTCCCACGTTCCAGCAGTTTTTCCTGACCAACGATGAGAGTGAGGTCGCCAGGAACAGCTTTCTCAGTGCGGGGCTGATGGCGGGTTGCCTGGTGGTGTTTTTCACGCTGCTTTCGCTCAGGGATACCAGTAAAGCAGGAGATAAGATGACAGCGGGCCGTTATATCTGGTTTGCCCTGGTAGTGATTGTGATTTCCTCTGTGGTGGGTGTTTTCCTGCTGCCGGTTCACATTCCGAACGGACACTGA